A section of the Pedobacter sp. HDW13 genome encodes:
- a CDS encoding DUF962 domain-containing protein, whose translation MAEKKFTSLKEFYPFYLSEHTNTTSRVLHFIGTSLVVLAFLAGFLFHNWRFFLLMPLVGYSFAWVGHFFFEKNKPATFQYPGYSLASDFILFYDLLTGQQSFVVKK comes from the coding sequence ATGGCAGAAAAAAAGTTTACATCGCTTAAAGAGTTCTACCCTTTTTACTTATCGGAGCATACCAACACTACTTCGCGTGTGCTGCATTTTATAGGTACCAGCTTAGTGGTATTGGCTTTCTTAGCAGGCTTTCTCTTTCACAACTGGCGTTTCTTCCTGTTAATGCCTTTAGTGGGCTATAGTTTTGCCTGGGTTGGTCATTTCTTTTTCGAGAAGAATAAACCGGCTACCTTTCAATATCCGGGGTATAGCCTGGCCAGTGATTTTATTCTTTTTTATGATCTGTTAACCGGACAACAATCTTTTGTGGTAAAGAAATAG
- a CDS encoding proline dehydrogenase family protein: protein MDSSPNKQPNFDNTEVAFRQKSNTELKKAYWLFKIIANNFLTKVGPAITNFFLNIGLPIQGAIKATIFQQFCGGETIAECDKAIDQLHKGGVGTILDYSVEGEEEELVFDETCAEIIRTIVRADGDVKIPITVFKITGIGRFALLQKLDAKETPTATEEAEYEKVKVRCEKICKTAFEKGVPIMIDAEETWIQDTIDALALDMMRKFNRERIIVYNTYQMYRHDKLADMKADHLIAKADGFILGVKMVRGAYMEKERKRAAEMGYASPIQPDKAASDHDYNESLRYCVDHIEEIAIVAGTHNEDSSRLLTYLLEEKNIAHNHPHVYFAQLLGMSDNLSFNLADSDYNVAKYVPYGPIKAVMPYLFRRAQENTSVAGQTSRELGLIERELKRRRL, encoded by the coding sequence ATGGATTCATCCCCCAATAAGCAACCAAATTTCGATAATACGGAAGTTGCGTTCCGTCAAAAAAGCAATACAGAATTAAAAAAAGCATACTGGCTTTTTAAAATCATCGCCAATAATTTTCTAACCAAAGTTGGTCCGGCCATTACCAATTTCTTTTTGAATATCGGACTACCCATTCAAGGTGCGATTAAAGCAACCATTTTTCAGCAGTTTTGTGGTGGCGAAACCATTGCCGAGTGCGATAAAGCAATAGATCAGTTACATAAGGGTGGTGTTGGTACTATTTTAGATTACTCTGTTGAAGGTGAAGAAGAAGAGCTGGTATTTGATGAAACATGTGCCGAAATTATCCGTACCATTGTTCGTGCCGATGGTGATGTTAAAATTCCAATTACGGTATTTAAGATTACCGGGATTGGTCGTTTTGCCCTGTTACAAAAGTTAGATGCAAAAGAAACCCCTACAGCAACTGAAGAGGCTGAGTATGAAAAGGTAAAAGTACGCTGCGAAAAAATATGCAAAACCGCTTTCGAGAAAGGTGTGCCAATTATGATTGATGCAGAAGAAACCTGGATTCAGGATACCATTGATGCACTGGCATTGGACATGATGCGTAAATTTAATCGCGAACGCATTATTGTGTATAACACTTATCAGATGTACCGCCACGATAAACTGGCTGATATGAAAGCCGACCATTTAATTGCGAAAGCCGATGGTTTTATTTTAGGTGTTAAAATGGTGCGCGGTGCCTATATGGAAAAAGAACGCAAACGCGCTGCCGAGATGGGTTATGCTTCGCCGATACAGCCAGATAAAGCCGCGTCTGACCATGATTATAACGAATCGTTACGCTATTGTGTAGATCATATTGAGGAGATTGCCATTGTTGCAGGAACACATAACGAAGATAGCAGCCGTTTGTTAACCTATTTACTGGAAGAAAAAAATATCGCCCATAACCACCCGCACGTGTACTTTGCACAATTGCTTGGCATGAGCGATAATTTAAGTTTTAACCTTGCCGATTCGGATTACAATGTAGCTAAATATGTACCTTACGGGCCAATTAAAGCCGTAATGCCTTATTTGTTCAGAAGGGCTCAGGAAAACACATCTGTTGCCGGCCAAACCAGTAGAGAGCTTGGCTTGATTGAAAGAGAATTAAAAAGAAGAAGACTGTAG
- a CDS encoding RNA-binding S4 domain-containing protein — protein sequence MIQFKLEGEFIPLIQLLKATGLVGSGGDAQAVVTDGLVKCNGEVDYRKRYKVRVGDIITFGENKIEVI from the coding sequence ATGATACAATTCAAATTAGAAGGCGAATTTATTCCATTAATTCAGTTGTTAAAGGCTACCGGATTGGTTGGAAGCGGCGGCGATGCCCAGGCCGTTGTTACAGATGGTTTAGTAAAATGTAACGGAGAGGTAGATTACCGCAAACGTTATAAGGTTAGAGTTGGCGATATTATTACTTTTGGAGAAAATAAAATAGAAGTTATTTAA
- the aroB gene encoding 3-dehydroquinate synthase gives MEPLTSAGHSVYFESNLAALKVLLESNKYSKVFVLADEHTSEICLPLFQSLLDFSEFDLIETSAGEENKNIDFCIGIWKTLLDFEADRKSLMINLGGGVITDMGGFIASTYKRGIDFVNIPTTLLSQVDASVGGKTGIDIDNVKNMVGTFTLPQMVFIETGFLKTLPQRELLSGFAEMIKHGLIYDKPYYEKLKGSNYLTPAAEDIYRSVEIKNEVVTIDPHEKNLRKILNFGHTIGHAIEGYSLANDENPLTHGEAIAIGFVCEAALSINNSTLTTEELEDISRYILSLYPKYHIKKESYDTLLDLMKSDKKNEDGNILFSLLETTGKCAFNCRATKADILSSLDYYNSL, from the coding sequence ATGGAACCACTAACCAGCGCAGGCCACTCCGTTTATTTCGAAAGTAATTTAGCTGCTTTAAAAGTACTTTTAGAAAGCAATAAATACAGCAAAGTTTTTGTACTTGCTGATGAACATACCAGTGAAATATGCTTACCGCTTTTTCAATCGCTTTTGGATTTTTCTGAATTTGACCTGATTGAAACTTCGGCAGGCGAAGAAAATAAAAACATCGATTTCTGTATCGGTATCTGGAAAACCCTATTGGATTTTGAAGCCGACCGCAAAAGTTTAATGATTAACCTTGGTGGTGGTGTAATTACCGATATGGGTGGTTTTATTGCCTCTACATACAAACGCGGAATCGATTTTGTTAATATTCCCACTACCCTACTTTCGCAGGTTGATGCCTCTGTAGGTGGTAAAACCGGCATCGATATCGACAATGTAAAAAACATGGTAGGTACCTTTACCCTGCCACAAATGGTTTTTATCGAAACCGGCTTTTTAAAAACGCTGCCACAACGCGAACTTTTATCGGGTTTTGCAGAAATGATTAAACATGGTTTAATTTACGATAAACCTTATTACGAAAAATTAAAAGGAAGCAATTATTTAACACCTGCTGCAGAAGACATTTACCGCTCGGTAGAAATTAAGAACGAGGTGGTAACCATCGATCCTCATGAAAAAAATCTGCGTAAGATTTTAAATTTTGGCCATACCATTGGTCATGCCATTGAGGGGTACTCACTCGCTAACGACGAAAATCCGTTAACTCACGGTGAGGCTATTGCCATTGGTTTTGTGTGCGAAGCTGCACTTTCGATTAATAACAGTACCCTTACCACAGAAGAGCTAGAAGATATTAGCAGATATATCTTATCGTTATACCCTAAATACCACATCAAAAAAGAAAGCTACGATACGCTTTTAGATCTAATGAAAAGTGATAAAAAGAACGAAGATGGCAATATTTTGTTCTCTTTACTGGAAACAACAGGCAAATGCGCGTTTAACTGCCGTGCTACCAAAGCCGATATTTTAAGCAGTTTAGATTATTATAACAGTTTATAG
- a CDS encoding sterol desaturase family protein, translated as MKFTGSDISVIGLFGFVIVLTLVEMYFSYLHDRKLYTKRDTWTNIYLMTAAIVINLATKTGTFFLLQYCYQFRLFQISNVWVYWLVLILAQDFLYWFLHTVGHYVRFFWAMHVTHHSSEHFNLTTGFRSTVFEPLYRVFFYLPLAFMGFTAVDILFAYLVTQIYGNLVHTQYNIKFPKWYEYIFVTPSHHRVHHASNVRYLDKNMGMVLILWDRWFGTFQAELPEDEVKYGLTTQPTDTGPVNIIFHEFIALTADVKKAPTFVDKVKYIFNPPGWSHDGSTKIAKIMQQELRDTEEFEKSKKLKSEQPELSSAI; from the coding sequence ATGAAATTTACCGGAAGTGATATTTCTGTCATCGGGCTTTTTGGTTTCGTAATCGTTTTAACCCTGGTTGAAATGTATTTCAGTTACCTGCACGACAGAAAATTATATACCAAACGCGATACCTGGACCAATATTTACCTGATGACAGCAGCTATTGTAATTAATTTAGCTACTAAAACGGGTACCTTTTTCTTATTGCAATATTGCTATCAGTTCCGTTTGTTCCAAATTAGTAATGTTTGGGTTTACTGGCTGGTGTTAATCCTGGCACAGGATTTCCTTTATTGGTTTCTGCATACAGTTGGCCATTATGTGCGCTTTTTCTGGGCCATGCACGTTACCCACCATTCATCAGAGCATTTTAACTTAACCACAGGTTTCCGTTCTACAGTTTTCGAACCTTTGTACCGGGTATTCTTTTATCTGCCACTGGCCTTTATGGGCTTTACAGCGGTCGATATTCTTTTTGCCTACCTGGTTACCCAAATTTACGGCAACCTGGTTCATACCCAATACAATATCAAATTCCCAAAATGGTACGAGTATATTTTCGTAACACCATCGCATCACCGGGTACACCACGCCAGCAATGTGCGTTACCTCGATAAAAATATGGGTATGGTTTTAATCCTTTGGGACAGATGGTTTGGAACCTTTCAGGCAGAATTACCAGAAGATGAGGTGAAATATGGCTTAACTACCCAACCTACTGATACAGGACCTGTAAACATCATTTTCCATGAGTTTATCGCCTTAACTGCTGATGTTAAAAAGGCACCAACCTTTGTGGATAAAGTGAAATACATTTTCAATCCGCCCGGATGGAGTCATGATGGAAGCACCAAAATTGCGAAAATTATGCAACAGGAGCTGCGCGATACAGAAGAATTTGAAAAATCTAAAAAATTAAAGTCAGAACAACCCGAATTAAGTTCTGCAATATAA
- a CDS encoding prephenate dehydratase → METTKRVAIQGIKASFHEEAAYKFFGKSIETVECNSFKETCDKLEKNEADFVVMAIENSIAGSLLPNYTLIRDYGFSVVGEVYLPIQLHLMALPGVKFEDIKVVTSHPIAIRQCIDFFYDYPHIKIVESNDTAACAKRIQEEKLTDTMAIANNLAAELYGLNILERRVESNKKNYTRFLILKKDKTDEGKKINKASICFQVGHKAGSLATVLNIFAEQDVSLTKIQSMPVLGKRNEYYFYVDLEWPSTDKYDKAVRKALKYTSNFNILGEYQKNDKV, encoded by the coding sequence ATGGAAACGACAAAACGAGTAGCAATTCAGGGTATTAAGGCCTCTTTTCATGAAGAAGCAGCCTACAAGTTCTTTGGTAAAAGCATTGAAACTGTAGAATGTAATTCATTTAAAGAAACCTGCGATAAGCTTGAAAAAAATGAAGCAGATTTCGTGGTTATGGCTATCGAAAACTCCATTGCAGGTAGTTTATTGCCAAATTACACTTTAATCCGCGATTATGGTTTCTCGGTTGTTGGCGAGGTTTACTTACCCATCCAATTGCACTTAATGGCCTTGCCGGGTGTAAAATTCGAAGATATTAAAGTGGTAACCTCACACCCTATCGCTATCCGTCAATGCATCGATTTCTTCTACGATTATCCACACATTAAAATTGTAGAAAGCAACGATACTGCTGCCTGTGCCAAACGCATCCAGGAAGAAAAACTGACAGATACAATGGCAATCGCAAATAACTTAGCTGCTGAACTTTACGGTTTAAACATTTTAGAGCGTCGTGTTGAATCGAACAAGAAAAACTACACCCGTTTTCTGATCCTGAAAAAAGATAAAACAGACGAAGGCAAAAAAATAAACAAAGCTTCTATCTGTTTCCAAGTTGGGCACAAAGCCGGCTCGCTGGCCACCGTGTTAAACATCTTTGCAGAACAGGATGTAAGCTTAACAAAAATACAATCTATGCCGGTGCTGGGCAAAAGAAACGAATATTACTTTTACGTCGATTTAGAATGGCCAAGCACCGATAAATACGATAAGGCAGTAAGGAAAGCCTTAAAATACACATCGAACTTTAATATTCTTGGCGAATACCAAAAGAACGATAAAGTATAA
- a CDS encoding chorismate mutase yields the protein MKLNLNIQPLNTWLNVNNEPLIISGPCSAETEEQLLTTAHLLAATGKVSVLRAGIWKPRTRPGEFEGIGSIGLEWLKRAKAETGLPTAVEVANAKHVEEALAAGVDILWIGARSTVNPFTVQEIADALKGHDVPVLIKNPVNPDLQLWIGAIERINGAGITKIGAIHRGFSSFEKSSFRNEPMWELAIQLKTLCPDLPIINDPSHICGNRELIPYISQKALDLDMQGLMIESHVDPSVAWTDAKQQVTPAALSELVDRLTVREPEVANEASADKLAELRKSIDKIDDILLQKLGERMAIVAKIGEFKRDNQVTILQVNRWDAIIQKGQAFAKALKLDLNFTEKFLELVHGESIRKQTEIMNAGKAEQGIAAEQHTEVKA from the coding sequence ATGAAACTAAATTTAAACATCCAGCCATTAAACACCTGGTTAAACGTAAACAACGAACCGTTAATCATTTCTGGACCATGCAGTGCAGAAACTGAAGAGCAATTATTAACTACTGCACACTTACTGGCTGCAACTGGTAAAGTATCAGTTTTAAGGGCTGGTATCTGGAAGCCACGCACACGTCCGGGAGAATTTGAAGGTATTGGCAGCATTGGTTTAGAGTGGTTAAAACGTGCTAAAGCAGAAACTGGTTTACCAACAGCAGTTGAAGTTGCAAATGCAAAACACGTTGAAGAAGCTTTAGCTGCAGGTGTTGATATCCTTTGGATTGGTGCTCGTTCTACTGTAAACCCTTTCACCGTACAGGAAATTGCTGATGCTTTAAAAGGGCATGATGTTCCGGTATTGATTAAAAACCCGGTTAATCCTGATTTACAATTATGGATTGGTGCAATTGAGCGTATCAATGGCGCAGGTATTACTAAAATTGGTGCAATCCACCGTGGATTCTCTTCGTTCGAGAAAAGCTCTTTCCGTAACGAACCAATGTGGGAACTTGCTATCCAGTTAAAAACACTTTGCCCTGATTTACCAATCATCAACGATCCAAGCCACATTTGCGGTAACCGTGAGTTAATCCCTTACATCTCGCAAAAAGCATTAGATTTAGATATGCAAGGCTTAATGATCGAATCTCACGTTGATCCATCAGTAGCCTGGACAGATGCTAAACAACAAGTTACACCTGCTGCTTTATCAGAATTGGTAGACCGTTTAACCGTGCGCGAACCAGAAGTAGCAAACGAAGCTTCTGCTGATAAATTAGCTGAATTACGTAAATCGATCGATAAAATTGATGATATCTTATTGCAGAAATTAGGTGAGCGTATGGCTATTGTAGCTAAAATTGGTGAATTTAAACGCGATAACCAGGTAACTATTTTACAGGTTAACCGTTGGGATGCCATTATTCAAAAAGGTCAGGCATTTGCAAAAGCTTTAAAATTAGACTTAAACTTTACCGAAAAGTTCTTAGAATTGGTACACGGTGAGTCGATCCGTAAGCAAACTGAAATTATGAATGCTGGTAAAGCTGAGCAAGGTATAGCTGCAGAGCAACATACTGAAGTTAAAGCCTAA